In Triplophysa rosa linkage group LG2, Trosa_1v2, whole genome shotgun sequence, the genomic window tttggtgaactgtccctttaagtttgggccacatgacATAATGTTGTTGCTGCTGGAATCATCTATAGATAAATTCATGTATTTTAGAGATCACTCAAGtaaaaatacagatacaaagcAGCAACAGTATCAAACATACACGCATAACATTTAACACTATCACAAACGCACTACCCATAAACaacgtactgtatatattccATAGAGCTCCACTTCCTGAGTAGTTTAAGGGTAAAACAGCCTATTACTGTACTGTAAAGATTAACTGCAAATCGGTAGGTCAAAAGTCCCGAAGACAAACTAAACAATAAAGCATTTTCCTAACTGCATTATCATTACAACACATCCAGCTTTCTTAACATTAATTGACATTACATGGCATGACTACTTTTactaataatgtaaaaaaaaatgtagtgaCCAGTCACACCATGTAGAAATATACACCTTCCTTTACacaaattgacatttttaatatCACTTGCTAACAACTGCTTTTGAACTTATCCTAGATGAAGGTGGAAATGCGCATGCTCTTTCTCAGCTTTCCACTTGGTTGGGTGTGTACACCATATCATAAAGACACTAGTCTAGTGCAAAGTGCTTCCAGTGAaattcaggtgtgtgtgtgtgcgtaaagGTCAGTGTGTAGGAGCTACAATATGAAGTTCttaatatatgtgtgtttctTCGTGTTTGTTACTCATAATGTGATGGGACAGACAATATACCGTAAGtttatgtgtattttgtttGTATGAATCTCTACAATTGCTTTGtgagaaatcaaaatgtcaaaacattaTGTAATatctgttttatgaaaaatCTTCGAATATCAAGTAATTGTATGTGTTGATCAATACGTTGAGCTCttattgtatgtgtgttttcagCTCTCTGTTCTAATGTAAATGACTTTGGCCAATGTTTGAACTCTTGGTCCTGTGACACAGAAGTCAGTAGCTGTACCTGTTTTGAGGGACAACCATATTGTCGGTAAAtagaaacatttaaattaaatgtgatACAGTTTCTTTAGTCTTATCTACATAGTTCCACAGCTCTTTCAAAATGTAGTTGATCACCGAgataaaatatcaaatacaaACCCACCATGTAGCATACGTATTCTGAGTTGAATGTCCGACATCCGCATAAACTTGTTAATATTGCACAATGTTGTTATGTCAACGGGAAAATCATGGTCAAAATCTGCTTAAGCACTGTGGGTTTGAGAATTGTTGCTCCACACtgactcttgtttttttttataattcttcTTCTATTTTCTGTGTAGGTGCAATAACCTAAAAGGTGAGTTTTACATCGACGAAGACTGTTCTCAGAGATGGACAATAGTGACCTTTGCCCTGGTGGCGTCTCTGCCCGGTCTCACACTTGCTATACTTGTGGGGACGATTGTTTATGTGATAATGCTGCCATCAAGCAAGAGCCACAAAAGGTAAGAATAAGGAAAGAAAATTCGCAATAGTGTATTGTTGTTCAATGCTGTTTTTAATGTGGAGAGCACAGTTTGACTTTATGAGGGACATTAAAACAGCTTAAAATGATAATTACAAATATGCAGCCCATAAAAAAATCTTGTGtaattatttttgtctttgcGCTCAGTAACGCAGTCAACACGGCTTCTCCCAAAGAACAGGATCTATTCCCCGGAATTACATTTGCCTCTGATCTGAATGTAAGTCAATGTATGAATGTCTGGATTTGTGGGTAAAAATAGTTGATTATTGAAATCAATATAACAATGCTTATAAGCACAAACACTGATCTGGACATAACTTATAATGtaatcaaacacagcacagcagtatactgtataaattCACGGTAAGAAATAATTAGCAGAAAACATAACTTACTTTAATGAGAACTTTTTTACCTGGCTTTCAAAGGGTCGAACTGCCCGTAACACAAGACCTTTGCCACAAAACCACATTCCCATGATAACCATTCCCAACAGTGCCAATAGGTGAGTTTATACTATGAAAATGCAAACATATACAGTGTTTTCTAGAAAAGCGTAAAGTGtctatttttagattttttcaaGTTGATAAATCTATAAGATACTTGATTAATGTTGTTCTGATTGTCTCCACAGTATGTCCGGTGGGACACGTGATCAACCAATGCGAGGTCCTTCTCGGCCCTACAGGTAGTTGATAATAATCCCCAATAAACCGTggtttacagtgattttataaCTAAACTAAGCTAAGGGGCGTTGTTAGGCACGATGTTAAGCAGAACCCCCTTAGCTGTaataaaatcactttaaatcaaggtttattgcttttataaaattgTTATTTCATATAGATAACAagcaaataaaatgaatgaaggaataaaataaaataaacacagcagATAAAATGTActgatattaataataaaatattgctCCAACAACGTAGTTGTATGattttggaaaatatttaaCGGCTTACAACACGGCACAACCAAttagaatcaaggaccagaattAACCATTTTATGTTACATTATGACTCACTCAGATTAAATCAGATTATCAGTACACAATTATTGTAGCCAAATAAATTTGACAAAAACTATATTATCGCAATatctattaaaataaaaactccttaaaactcaaataaaataaaaattaaataaattccttaattttgtttattttctgttttctcaTTTTGGCCAATGAATCCCACTCAAAATACAAGTGTAGGGAGGTGGAAAGAGAGTTTGTAATGTTGGCTTTAATGTTGGCCAATGATGTCAATCGGATACTGGCACTGGATTGTATTGCATATTATCATGTGTTTAGTATCTACACAATATCAAGCGTGGTTATTAATATCATGGTTTATGTTATTGTAAATATGACTATATTGTGACATCCCTAAATTGCTAcaataaagaaatatttaatAGATCATAAAATTGGTTGCCAATTTGAATCAGCTTTGAGCTATTATAAAAACTTCATATAACAATTTGCTGTTTGAACATTAATCCCAGTTATTACCCAGTTGTACACAATACCAGGAGCTATTGTGAAAATTTGCCTGCATGatgtttttatgtgattttGGTTGATTTATATTGGCGATATTATCATGTATTTTATTACTCAAGTAGCCTATCTATATCACGCTAACTCATCTAATAGTATGCACCCATATCCAGATGGTGGAAATCCCCATGAGTCATACAGGTATGTCAGCTGTACACTGTGAAGAGGTGTGTGTACTGTGCCACATTGACAATTTtggcaatttattttatatgaagAATGTTACAGTGACATTTAACTGCTCAAGAAAACTTCTTTgtgcaaaactaaaaaaaattaagaatccATTTAGCtcttaaatgttgttttgatatccacagtatgtcCAGTGGCACACGTGATCCTCCTGTGGAAGGTCCTGCTCGACTCTACAGGTagttaataaagcaataagccccgcgaagcagtgggttacagtgcattttataacagctaagggcgttgtggcacgacgcgaagcggagtgcctaaaaccccgtagctgttataaaatgcactgtaacccactgcttcgcggggcttattgcttttataaaacggttattccatatgcttagcaaggtttcataaaataaagtaaataaaatgatatttaggctatgtggtgcggtcagccgttatatattgaggtatttataacggcttagaactccactcagccaatcagaatcaaggaccagaactgaccgttttataagaaTCAATAATTCATTGTTACACAAATTGTTAACAACTATGCAGTTTTTTCCTAGTTTCacgtgtttttttatgtgtttttgtagcAGTTCAGCAGGTTACGGTCAGACTATGAATAACCCGTATGCTAGAGATTCACCCAGCAGAAACCCCTATGACAACCGCAGTGCTTCTCTTGAACACCGTAATGATTACAGACAACATGCACCTTCACATCCTTATGAAGACGGGGTATGTACCAAACATCAATCTCAGAATGTATCCGTGAGTTTTTATCTTCTTGACTTGTTTATCTTTGGAGCACTCAGGATATTAAAGTACAGTAGTGTTCTGATAAGGTACTGTTGATGCTCAAAGGTCTTTGGAGAAGGTAATTTCTGCAAACAGTAACAACCATGTGCTCCAGTAACAGATTATCCTTCTGTCTCTTTGTCAGAACTCGTCCTATTCTCCTGCTCAATTCTACGCTTCTGATCGTGGAAACACTCGAGGTGGATTTCCACGACCTCATGTCAACCTACAATACTAGAACTGACTATAGCTGTATcatattttgtgcttttttgatGAAATGAATttaggattttttaaaatattaaactgaAAAGTTAAAATGAAAGAATTATTACATACATGTCTTTCAACGTGTCTGGAAACATGTTTATGTGCAATTTTCTCTTTAATTTTACTTGCAGCAgttagtttttatttcattttgattaCCTTATTACACATCTTTGCACAGCTCTGGATCAGCTGTGCTGTCATCAAAGCAAAGTGAGACAAACCAAATTTTGATATGTTTTTCAATGCAACTTCTTATCCTGCCCTGGTTGGTATGCTGATTATTTCCATTAAATgtcttaaataaacaaaaatgataacacTACCCTTACAAAAAGAGGTTTATTAAAGTGTGCTAGATTATTTTCAACTCTAAAACTAAGTATAATTTTTATCTACTTTTAACCTCTCAGAAATACAGCCGCACAAAAAATttagagaccatttcagagaccgttTTTCTAATTTTAGAATTTACTataagtatgtgtttaggtaa contains:
- the zgc:158432 gene encoding uncharacterized protein zgc:158432, which translates into the protein MLDALCSNVNDFGQCLNSWSCDTEVSSCTCFEGQPYCRCNNLKGEFYIDEDCSQRWTIVTFALVASLPGLTLAILVGTIVYVIMLPSSKSHKSNAVNTASPKEQDLFPGITFASDLNGRTARNTRPLPQNHIPMITIPNSANSMSGGTRDQPMRGPSRPYSMSSGTRDPPVEGPARLYSSSAGYGQTMNNPYARDSPSRNPYDNRSASLEHRNDYRQHAPSHPYEDGNSSYSPAQFYASDRGNTRGGFPRPHVNLQY